The genomic segment TTCGATTACACGTATGGCTGTTGCTACTCAGGCAGAGGCAGATAAACAGAGCGGTGACAATCGAACTATGGGGCGCAAGCATACCATACCTTATGGTCTCTATCGTTCGCACGGTTTTATTTCTGCGCCGCTTGCAACACAAACCGGTTTCAGCGAAGAAGATCTTGCACTTTTGTGGGAAGCGTTGATTAATATGTTTGAGCATGACCGTTCTGCCGCGCGTGGTGAAATGTCCACCCGTAAACTTATTGTTTTCAAACATTCAAATGAACTCGGCACGACCCCGGCGCACAAGCTTTTCGATCTTGTGACTGTTAATCGGGCAAATGATCCATTAAAACCAGCCCGGGCATTTTCTGATTATACGGTGCAGTTCAATAAATCTGGCTTGCCTTCGGGTGTAGAGGTAATAGAAAAGCTATAATCTGTTTTCTTAGTTTTATAAAGATTGAGCAAGGAAGGGACGAATGTTTTCGGAGTCTGATCTTCTTATGCTTTCTGCTATTCAGCACCTTGCATTCTGCGAACGCCAGTGCTGTCTTATTCATATTGAGCAGGCATGGGCGGAAAACAGACTGACCACAGAAGGTCGTATCCTTCATGAACGTGTGCATGGACAGGAGACCGAATCTCGCGGCGATGTGTGCATCGTTCGGGGGCTCAAGTTGCGTTCACTTGAATTAGGCTTGTCCGGTGTCGCGGATGTTGTGGAATTCCATAGATCGGGAAATGGAGTTGCACTCCCAGGAAAAAAAGGGGTATGGCGGTGTTTCCCCGTGGAGTACAAGCGTGGTAAACCTAAAAGCGACCGATGCGATGAGATGCAGATATGCGCTCAGGCAATGTGTCTTGAAGAAATGCTGAATACAAAAATCGAAAATGGGGCATTGTTTTATGGTGCGCAGCATAAGAGGCATGAAGTACGTTTCGACGAAACGCTGAGAAGTGAGACATTGGCAATGTCCCAACGCCT from the Chitinivibrionales bacterium genome contains:
- the cas4 gene encoding CRISPR-associated protein Cas4, coding for MFSESDLLMLSAIQHLAFCERQCCLIHIEQAWAENRLTTEGRILHERVHGQETESRGDVCIVRGLKLRSLELGLSGVADVVEFHRSGNGVALPGKKGVWRCFPVEYKRGKPKSDRCDEMQICAQAMCLEEMLNTKIENGALFYGAQHKRHEVRFDETLRSETLAMSQRLHELISKGVTPPAVYEKKCDRCSLVDICVPKAGKEKSVEKYLEEMIL